A segment of the Xenopus tropicalis strain Nigerian chromosome 6, UCB_Xtro_10.0, whole genome shotgun sequence genome:
ggtatgttatttatatagctgtTATTAATATTATCTAGCATATCCAAATACATAATCCTTATGTATCCTTACTGTTTTAGCTTCCAGAAAACAGTCATACCTGCATTAGTAAGAATATTGGAACTGCATACTCTATAGCTAGAAGGATATGAAGACACAGGGAGAccgatttatcaatttttgaatttgcatttttaaaaatgcccctggaaaaaaactttgcaaatactttttttcctgtgatcacattaaagggttaattacatttgtgtttttttcaacaaAGAAAGTATACCACAAATGAAAAATGGCTTTTCcatgtatttatgtatgcatCTATTTGTGATTTgcagacaaacaaaaaaaaaagcaatatgcaAGTTACTATGCTACAAACAGAAGGGGACAAAATCCAAGAGGAACAAAGCAGGAAAGTAGGGGCAAGGTTTCAGTTCAGACACAAATGGGGTGGCTCCTAAATTCCTAAAATTCCTAATACACAACTAATGGCTGAACCTTCTTCTGATGGAAGCTTTTATGGTACCTTAGtaaaccagtccaaccctgtttggaAATTCGTCTTGTTGATTTTAAAAGAATAACCACATTAATGCTTTGGGCTGCTGCTGGTTtaaaattgagaaataaaaaTAGGAAAGGGAAATATGGAACTATAACTCACacttatttttataaaattccCCCAAATATCCTATAACCAGTAGCTGTAAGAAATAATTACCTTTTCTTAATTGCAGCGTAAAACTTTTTTCTTGGCACTGTCACTTTAGTGAAGCACTTTTGATTTTTGTTTCGATATTCACTAGATttatttagggatgcacagaatccaggatttagttTGGGATTTCAGTTTGGCCCAAAATTCAGCCTTTTTAtacaggattcagatttggctgaatccatgctcctggccgaaccaaatccgaatccttaaaatcacatgacttttttttaatataaacacagaacttgtacaaataaatacaaatgaaataaatacccCAGAATGTTGCTCCAGtcagcataatctgttttatCATAAACAGCATGGAATCTTATGAAGGTAACGtcttgattgtattagcatgaggAGGGTGTTATGAAACTgtccagggagaggtgccaaaacagcactGTATGTGGCAGACAATACAATATGAACTATAATCCAACAGTATTCTCAGTTTATCAATTTGTGAGGCTAGCCTCAAATGAGAGAACTGCTAACAATATAATGTAACGTTTTAGCAAACTCCTTATTCACAATACATAACTGTAGCTGCTGCTACTTCTTCACATGACCTTTTTAGCTGGCAGCTATTGCATTCCAGTGAATTGTCCTAGTTTTTGTGGCAGTAATATATAAAAGTATGATGTGGGAGGTCTGGTTGTTCAATATGATAAGAATGTTAGACCTAGCAAAATGAAGGTTGAGAAAGACTCTAATAACACTATATAAGTTGAAAAACATGaatctgttttaataaaatacacaTGGCTGCTTTccattacataaatatatttcattccTAGCATAAATTTCAAAGACATTCACAATTTAGCTCTCTTTTGGAAGAAGCTAATGATGGCATTCATGCACTCTTCTGATAACCATCTTTCCTTAAGGCGTTCACACTCTTGAATATTTACAGCATGaagcttttctttttcatttacacGAATCAGTTGTTTGGAGAAGGCCAGTGACTGTTGGGGGGAAACAAATAAGTCAGTTTTActaaatactgaaaaaaaatataattggtTTCTACGACATACACTGCGctggtgcacatttgcccagtgatATGAGTCACAGTGTTTGTTTCATCTGTACATGATTGAGTGTTTTCTaagaaaattatacccccaaacaatgtaggtcaatataaaaatatcaaattaaaaaagaaaaaagttccaACTGGACTAGTTtaagtgtatcttcaccctattAGTATATGGGGACCAGGTGCTCAACCTCAAAAAACCTTCAGCCCACAGGAAACCCAAAAACAAAATACCTCAAAAATTAGAAGAAGGCTGGCACTAAAGAAAACTGGACAATTAACCAAAAAGTGGTGCAATTAAACACATTTgttgtatttaaagaaaaaacatctcaaacaaaCAGCCTgcctataacaatatattgcattaaacagctcattagtaaaatcctgcttcatctaaataaactgttgtcataaaaatatatatacccccattgggtaatcctaaatagaaaaccgtcattttaagtactaagggcctgAGACCATACAATTCATGGTGGGCATAAACAAGGACTCACATATATGTTATATCACTTGAGctaatgaatggacaaagttctatcttttgttcccacactacttcctgttacagttagaactgtaTTATTTCTGATTGTCAAGTCATcattgagggagcacacagcccatcactaaatggtggctcaagggaaaagatgtaaagaccaatatttactgatacatatattccagtttggcaagattgttgttggttaagtattcgttctgggggtatcgttttcctttaacGGATGCAGTAGAAGGAGTTACAATGCTTACATTTTTGGGCAGGGTACTATAATCTTTTATCCTTTCCCATACTTCTTTCTGGAAAGAACCGTCAGGGAAAACTTCTGCTACCAGTCCTAAATTGCAAGCTTCTTGTGCTGTCAACTTTTTGTTGAAAAGGAGCATCTCTGTGGCCTACATGAAAAACAAAAGCACACAATGTGTAAAATACactttaaataataattaaactgtCCAAGCTAAAACATTAAACAGTGGTGGTCAATAAATGGGCTAAGGCCCTCATGCAACCCCATTAAGATTAGTTGCAACCCTCAACACCTCCTAATACTGCACCTACTCTACAGAAGGTATTAGCAAGAAAATGATTTGGGAGGAAAGCACAAAACAaactaataaaaaacaaaagtactATATTGCTGCTGGCCTCGAGAAACAGCACAACACCCCTTCTCCCTAAGACTACTGTGTTTATTCacagctttagttgccctttaatattaaatatatattaatataaagattAAGAACTATTTTGTGTGTCAGACTTACTTTTCCTAAGCCCATTATTCTAGGAAAGGTGTAAGAAGAACAGCCTTCTGGACTTTGTCCCAGCTGGCTGAATGGAGTATGGAATGTGGcctacaaagaaaataaatgaaacattttttattttcatgaattAAGAAAAACATAATTCACAGattcatatttatgaaaaaaatacttaaaacTCATTTATGAACTCCAGCCACACATAATACAGAAGTTgacaaactaaaaataaaattcacCTGATTTATAAGCCAGGTATAGACAGAAAAGGCATGTGCCTTCGGAGCAACACTGGTGGGGTGTCAGGCACATATCTGTTTTGTCCTGGATGGACTTTTGTCATACCTATTGCAATGTGCCCCCCACCATCACGCTCACATGAACTGTTGGGGGTGGATGCCATTGGCCCACTGCCTTGGGCGACTGTACTCAGAGGACTGGATGTTTGGGCACCAGAATACCTGGGAATCAAAGAAGGCCTTTCTGACACTGCCTGAGACAGCAGAGAAAACTGGGTAATTTATCTAGTAAAATCAGAATGCATGTATATTGTAAATTTGCTTATCTTTAGGGATTAACACAATAGCTTATCTTGATGGAATGATTATACTTCACCTTTAACCCAGTATGGGTGGAATGATACAGGATGCACTACTTACAGTAACAGAGCAGAACCCCAGTACTGGGTAAATTAAGCAGGGTATTTCAACTACTTCTAAGTTACTCATAAAGATCCAATTCAGTATGTAGAAAGAACCAGAAAGTTATATAGTTCTATGTGTCATGTAGCTATTGGGGTTATGTATTGTATCATCCCATTCATATAATTCAAGTATAAGAATTTTTGCAACAAGTAATATGTGGTCAAATAGCACCAATGCACTGTGTGACATTTGCTTGGGTTTGCTGGTCACTTACtggaatattttgttattttgggTGGCCGACTATTCTTTCTGTGGCTCTTGTCCATTTAAGTGTTAACTCAAATGCTGTTTTAACTACATGAACTATTAACAATTTGTGGGACTATGGAAACAAAGATCAGACATTAACCCAAGTTGTTTCGAGTTATATTTTGCCAGAGATGCAAAAAAAACCCGTAATATTTAAAATGTAGGTAAACTACTCACACGATCAGTTGCATACACAAGGTCAAATAATCCTAATATAGTCACAGAGATCCCAGTTGCTGGCCCATTTACTACAGCAATGAGAGGCTTTGGAAAATCAATGAACTTGCTAACAAAAGTCCtgtaaaacacaaaattcaaatgGTTTATTCTTATGTGAACTACTATTTTCTAGAGGAGAGGAAGGCTACAGAATACAAATATAACACAAAAGCAAAAAGCAGGGGTATAAATTATAGAGGGGCATAGGTGACTATGCCATTCGAAGTTAAATATAAACTAAAATCTTTTGCCTTTAGAACCCCTTCACCCCAaaagtgaaaagtgcaaaaaaaggcacaaaatgcTATGCTTTGTGCAAGTAAAGCAATGGAAGCAAAAACTGGATTCGTTGCCAGATGTTACTGCCATGAACAAATAttcccagtgttagtaaatgaaccaCAGTATATAACTTTTTTAATTagtctctgcaaaaaaaaaaataaaatatatatatattttaaaacttaCTCCAACAGATCTGCACTATCTTTTGCCATCTTTTCTTTTCCCTCTGGTGGGATGTTGGTAAAATTGTTTAAGTCATTGCCACTGCAGAAATAGTCACCAAAACCTAAAGTGCAATAGATATCAAATTACAATTTAGGATTGCTGCATGCTGACATTAATGAATTTCTCTTATTGTTCATATAGAAGTAGGGATTACTAATATTATATTACACATGATGGTGTGAACAAGAGGAGATATgcataaaagttatttttggaGGTAATTGAAATATTATTATTGAGACCATATCAGATAAGAAATATTAACCAATTAAATACGCACAGGTGACCGATTAGAGGCTGAATTCCTCTGTTAAAGTGCATAAAGCAggaattaatattttttatgaatGATATTGCAATATTTAAGATGGGAAAGCCCCCTTTTTCTCAAAAACCATTCTGCTCTTTCTCTAAGAAAACATTTTAAGGCAGTGTCCCCTGACCTAGTCTGGCACCTGTCTGATATGCTTTGTATGTTTGCCTACCAGATAAGACAGCAAAAACAGATTCATCTTTGCCAGCTTCTTCCAAAGCTTCCCCAATTTCCTTATACATCTGAAAAATAAGCAAATACATGCATTATTATCTGCACATTCAATGTGCTGTTTGAAAATCTTAGATATTCTGTAACAAACAGAAGGGCGTGAAAGctgttaacattttaaaaaaagaacgcATATCTGAATATATAAAGGGCCACAGCAGAATTTGGCATAGAACTACTTACAATAATTTCTACTGCTTTTAGTAAGAAGTAAACCATGGCACTTCACAGCATACTGCCAGCCTACTGTGTCACAGACCTAGATAATAATGTTAGTGCTCCCTCAATActctcagggctctggcacacggggagattagtcgcccgcgacaaaactccctgttcgcgggcgactaatctccccgagttgccttccccctgccatcccaccggcgaacatgtaagtcgccggcgggatggcagacgcggcggagcgatttcgggaaatcgccgaaaaagactcgcgagtctttttcggcgatttgcgcgaaatcgcgccacgtGTTAGTGCTCCCTCAATActctcagggctctggcacacggggagattagtcgcccgcgaacagggagttttgtcgcgggcgactaatctccccatgtgccagagccctcagattcacttaaaggagaaggaaaggctagtaagagttaatctcaagctgcaggcaaaccttcagttctctcaatagtgcccttaagtctccacatAATTCTCTTGTTCAGAatatctgaagccaaacaggaagaaaaaacgctgagctgtgtaaagaaagttcccataatgccttgctcctgcacagacaccgggaccaagtgacatgctcagttagttagactaaaggtggccatacacgcaccgatattatggtacgaaacctcgtttcgtacgataatcggtgcgtgtatggcatgtcggcgagtcgaccgatatcgcaggaagctgctgatatcggacgactcgccgatcggaccagtttgaaaattttgatcgggcgccatagaagtttttgtttctacctccttacctgccgattcagccctgaatggtgtgtggcggatcttacgatgtttcatgcgaccgatggtcgtacgaaacatcgtcagatcgccacgtgtatggccaccttaagtcagcttgctgctgattggctcagatccacattcctaagggggggggggagtgagctcttagcattcttgagggaggggggagcaggagagagcaggaagctgaaagttgcgtgtctgtggcagaggaaaacaggcacaactaatctttttacagataAGTCagggcagcatttctgtgagtgcttatggctgtatttccctatacctttctgataaagctaacttagtttttacctttccttctcctgttgAAAAGGTTTTCACAACGGCtttcaaaaaaagtttaaatttagCATCaagtgcattaaaatgcaaattgctgctggtggaaaggcattttggagcagttagtcgcccacgacagtTATAGTTATCTGCTAAAAGACTCCGTCGGACATCAGGCTACCGGGCTACAGTGTGTATGTATCAGTACACTCAGTAATGCAACACAAAAGTATGATATAAAATCCCATTTATATTTGTTAATCCAGATCTGTAAATAACCAAGATTAAGTTGCTGCAATATTATTGCACAGCATAATATAAAAGCAAATCAATTATAAAATGGTTATGTTAACATATTAAATACCATGCATTTTTTGTACCGTAAGAGTaatagcatttttcttttctggACGATTTAGAAATATTTTGATAATATTGTCTTCACGGGAAACCTGAATAGTTTCATACTTCTTATGGCCTATACCAGGATCTGCATTACTTTTGGTGGAAGATTCAGAAGACACCAAACTGGAAACAAGCTCCACATAGGACTGTCTTGCATCATCCTAAAAAAGAATGACAGACTCTTAAGTAGCGCTGGATATGTAAACATAGTGAGAAAATGCAAAGCCCAAATAATTTCTCAAgcataataatgtatattttttttgctgtacaTCTTTCACATTTACAGTTCTGACTTATTTTTCCAtttgcaatacaaataaaaactagTTATGTAAGGCAATACATAAACAACATAAGTTCCCAAAACTGGCTGTGTTTTGGTGGATTGTAACTTTTTGTTCAACTCTTTTGGCATGTGTATTTTAGGATACTAGGGTTTTCTTTCATGAACAGTGTTATATAATTGCATAAATCTTTTGTCATAAAAACGGATATTCCTTGAGGATTAAGAAAAATCCGGATAGTGGCTTTGGACTTGAACAGTAAGATAATATCTACCTGCTTTTAACCTACCTGATAAGCTCTGATAAAGAATGAAGCATACCTGCATGATAGAATAGCAGATACAATTAAGTACAAGTGCAGAATTTACAGTAAAGAATCTTACCTTTGGCAAACTTCCCAAAGACTTCCAGGCATCCCATTTTACTTTATTTACAAAGTCCAACATACCTGGTTTTGGTACATTACAAGGTCCTTGTGTAGCCTAAGAGATAAATTGTTAATGTTTTGTTATAGAACCAAACAAGAGTCCAAAGGACAAAGGTTATATTAGCTAATTCTACCTCCAGTAATATTTCTGCCAATCCTAAAGACAACCTACATAAACAACAATTATTAGTTACTGGTTACTGTACCATTCATATACTGCTGGACAATATTTTTGAACAACACAAAAAAGGTTATTCACATTCAACtataatttttcaaaatattttcaaatactATCTTTATGACCAAAAGCTATGTATTATCTTTTTGCCACAGATATTTCAGGCTTCTGTGCATATACTtctgtatttgcttttttttttcccaaataaaaTTTGTTATAATAGAAAGTaatattgtatgtgtgtgtaaaaaggTGGCAGTTGTCCACAAAGTGGGTTCATTGTAAACAGATGGAAGTAAAAATATTCCTCTTTTCAGAGCTCTGTCAAGGAACTTAACAGAAAAGCCACTATTTAGTCACCTAATATACCTGGAAATATTGagccttttttttacttgtttgtgAATATGCAGCTACAGTAAGGTAGTTTCTGTGCAAACTAACTGAATTAATGACtgaataataacaaatattagaTTAACTCAAGTAAACCCTTTCCAAGTTtcaattaaaatttaaattaatatttgaaTACCTGCTTAAACAGTGCATAGAGTTTCAGTTTTACTTCATTGCCTGGATCGTTCTTTAATAACTTCAGATTACTTTGAGCTTTTTCAAAGTCTTCCTGCCGTGCTTGCATTGTTGCCCCTGTGGTATGCAGGTTAAGGGCTGTAAGGCTTCTTAGCTTACTTGTCCTATATGGTATGAAATATTATAACAATACTGTAAGAGGTATTTAAATCATGTCTAAAAACTGCAGGTTTTATTAAAATAAGGTTATTCTTAAGAGAGTTATTACTTAATCTGTACAATACTCTGTGATAAagcaggagaaagaaaggtaaaaactaagtaagctttatcagaaaggtctatgtaaatacagccatgagcactgACAAAAaggctgcac
Coding sequences within it:
- the eci2 gene encoding enoyl-CoA delta isomerase 2, mitochondrial isoform X1, whose amino-acid sequence is MSFLEKTVRMTYRDLHLFLFYPFYLVDIKNLIHSSNRTSKLRSLTALNLHTTGATMQARQEDFEKAQSNLKLLKNDPGNEVKLKLYALFKQATQGPCNVPKPGMLDFVNKVKWDAWKSLGSLPKDDARQSYVELVSSLVSSESSTKSNADPGIGHKKYETIQVSREDNIIKIFLNRPEKKNAITLTMYKEIGEALEEAGKDESVFAVLSGFGDYFCSGNDLNNFTNIPPEGKEKMAKDSADLLETFVSKFIDFPKPLIAVVNGPATGISVTILGLFDLVYATDRATFHTPFSQLGQSPEGCSSYTFPRIMGLGKATEMLLFNKKLTAQEACNLGLVAEVFPDGSFQKEVWERIKDYSTLPKNSLAFSKQLIRVNEKEKLHAVNIQECERLKERWLSEECMNAIISFFQKRAKL
- the eci2 gene encoding enoyl-CoA delta isomerase 2, mitochondrial (The RefSeq protein has 3 substitutions compared to this genomic sequence) produces the protein MQARQEDFEKAQSNLKLLKNDPGNEVKLKLYALFKQATQGPCNVPKPGMLDFVNKVKWDAWKSLGSLPKDDARQSYVELVSSLVSSESSTKSNADPGIGHKKYETIHVSCEDNIIKIFLNRPEKKNAITLTMYKEIGEALEEAGKDESVFAVLSGFGDYFCSGNDLNNFTNIPPEGKEKMAKDSADLLETFVSKFIDFPKPLIAVVNGPATGISVTILGLFDLVYATDRATFHTPFSQLGQSPEGCSSYTFPRIMGLGKATEMLLFNKKLTAQEACNLGLVAEVFPDSSFQKEVWERIKDYSTLPKNSLAFSKQLIRVNEKEKLHAVNIQECERLKERWLSEECMNAIISFFQKRAKL
- the eci2 gene encoding enoyl-CoA delta isomerase 2, mitochondrial isoform X2 — its product is MSFLEKTVRMTYRTSKLRSLTALNLHTTGATMQARQEDFEKAQSNLKLLKNDPGNEVKLKLYALFKQATQGPCNVPKPGMLDFVNKVKWDAWKSLGSLPKDDARQSYVELVSSLVSSESSTKSNADPGIGHKKYETIQVSREDNIIKIFLNRPEKKNAITLTMYKEIGEALEEAGKDESVFAVLSGFGDYFCSGNDLNNFTNIPPEGKEKMAKDSADLLETFVSKFIDFPKPLIAVVNGPATGISVTILGLFDLVYATDRATFHTPFSQLGQSPEGCSSYTFPRIMGLGKATEMLLFNKKLTAQEACNLGLVAEVFPDGSFQKEVWERIKDYSTLPKNSLAFSKQLIRVNEKEKLHAVNIQECERLKERWLSEECMNAIISFFQKRAKL